One part of the Candidatus Limnocylindrales bacterium genome encodes these proteins:
- a CDS encoding alpha/beta hydrolase produces the protein MRESAWNHHYIQANGIKIHYVRHGSGISLVLLHGWPEFWLTWRKNILPLAEHFDVIVPDLRGFGDTEKPDVRNLNLYGLEVLVEDLQGLADALGLDKFGIVSHDVGAYVAQAFARKYSNRLLGLFFFNCPYPGIGQRWADPDHLKEIWYQSFHQQPWAASLVGFSRQTCEIYFRHFLDHWAHKAGSFDEDFDAWIDNFMRPGNLQGGFNWYISAHKARTEIIRHGPPKLPKIETPTRVLWGVSDKVLKVEWADRLGDYFMNYRFDPAEEAGHFVHYEQPELANREIISFFSGLRT, from the coding sequence ATGAGAGAATCCGCCTGGAACCACCATTATATTCAGGCAAACGGCATTAAAATTCACTATGTTCGCCACGGTTCAGGGATCTCCCTTGTGCTTCTGCATGGCTGGCCAGAATTCTGGTTAACCTGGCGGAAGAACATCTTACCCCTGGCAGAGCATTTTGATGTAATCGTTCCAGATTTACGGGGATTTGGAGATACCGAGAAACCGGATGTGCGAAACCTCAATCTTTATGGACTGGAAGTTTTAGTTGAAGACCTGCAGGGGTTGGCGGATGCCCTGGGTTTAGATAAATTCGGAATTGTCAGCCACGACGTGGGCGCTTATGTGGCTCAGGCTTTTGCCCGGAAATATTCGAACCGTCTCCTGGGGCTATTCTTTTTCAACTGCCCTTATCCGGGAATCGGCCAGCGTTGGGCGGATCCAGATCATCTCAAAGAAATCTGGTATCAATCCTTCCATCAACAACCCTGGGCAGCTTCTTTAGTCGGTTTCAGCAGACAAACCTGCGAAATCTACTTTCGCCACTTCCTGGATCATTGGGCCCATAAAGCTGGTTCCTTTGATGAAGACTTCGATGCCTGGATCGATAACTTTATGAGACCGGGTAACCTCCAGGGTGGATTCAACTGGTATATCAGTGCCCATAAAGCCAGAACAGAGATTATCCGCCATGGCCCACCCAAACTACCGAAAATCGAGACTCCAACCCGGGTACTTTGGGGGGTCAGTGATAAAGTGCTTAAAGTGGAATGGGCCGATCGTCTTGGAGATTACTTTATGAATTATCGCTTTGACCCTGCTGAAGAGGCCGGGCATTTCGTACACTACGAACAACCCGAACTGGCAAATCGAGAGATTATTTCTTTTTTCTCGGGCCTGCGGACATGA
- a CDS encoding tripartite tricarboxylate transporter permease: MLDHILQALLLLSSPYVLMVMILSAVYGLFIGAMPGLTATMATALLIPFTFFMDPVPALGAIVTMEAMAIFAGDIPAALVRMPGTPSSAAYTDDSYELTKQGKAEQVLGADVVFSVIGGLIGAFILMIAAPLLAEFALNFTSYEYFWLGVLGLSASVMVSRGSQLKGAIALLLGLFLSTVGVDITLGYPRFTFGNVELLNGVNFIPAMIGLFGVSEVIRNVLQGEIDYPIVRVKVKGIFKGMGTLLKKYKINTIRSGLIGTFIGILPGAGADIAAWIAYAVSQKFSKEPEKFGKGHIEPIIDAGTANNSCLAGAWVPALVFGIPGDSITAIVIGVLFMKGFRPGPTIFERQPEIIYAVYITFILANLLMIPFGYLAIKFSSQMLRASRNILMPLILLFSIVGSFAINNSLFDVGVMLVMGLVGYFLEANGIPVAPVVLGLVLGPIVEQNFMISMIKTGWDLTLFFSRPISAILGVLTILVWLFPLFISLLQRKPSEG, translated from the coding sequence ATGCTTGACCATATTCTTCAAGCGCTTTTGTTATTATCAAGTCCTTATGTTCTCATGGTCATGATACTTTCGGCTGTTTACGGTCTGTTCATCGGAGCGATGCCGGGTCTTACGGCCACTATGGCTACTGCGCTTCTGATTCCCTTCACCTTCTTCATGGATCCAGTTCCTGCCCTGGGAGCGATTGTCACTATGGAAGCGATGGCTATTTTTGCCGGGGATATTCCGGCGGCACTGGTTCGTATGCCGGGAACCCCTTCTTCAGCGGCTTATACAGACGACTCCTATGAGCTTACTAAACAGGGGAAAGCGGAGCAGGTTCTCGGGGCAGATGTCGTATTTTCCGTCATTGGGGGATTAATAGGGGCTTTCATCCTCATGATCGCTGCCCCGCTCCTGGCCGAATTTGCCCTTAACTTCACCTCCTATGAGTACTTCTGGTTAGGTGTTCTGGGACTGAGCGCCAGCGTCATGGTTTCCCGAGGATCTCAGTTAAAGGGGGCCATAGCTCTCCTTCTCGGCCTTTTTCTCTCCACCGTCGGAGTAGATATCACGTTAGGTTATCCCCGTTTTACCTTCGGTAATGTGGAACTCCTCAACGGAGTCAACTTCATTCCGGCCATGATCGGCCTCTTTGGAGTTTCCGAAGTCATTCGAAATGTCCTTCAGGGGGAAATAGACTATCCCATTGTAAGAGTTAAAGTGAAAGGTATTTTCAAAGGGATGGGGACGCTTTTAAAGAAATATAAAATAAACACGATCCGTTCTGGATTGATCGGTACTTTTATCGGGATTCTCCCTGGAGCCGGGGCGGATATTGCAGCCTGGATTGCCTATGCGGTCAGCCAAAAGTTCTCCAAAGAGCCGGAGAAGTTCGGGAAAGGACATATTGAACCGATCATCGATGCGGGAACCGCTAATAATTCCTGCCTGGCAGGAGCCTGGGTCCCTGCCCTCGTCTTTGGAATTCCAGGGGATTCTATCACCGCCATCGTCATCGGCGTTCTCTTCATGAAGGGTTTTCGCCCGGGTCCCACGATCTTTGAAAGGCAACCGGAGATCATCTACGCAGTTTATATTACTTTCATCCTGGCCAACCTCCTCATGATCCCCTTTGGATACCTGGCCATAAAATTCAGCAGCCAGATGCTCCGGGCTTCCCGAAATATTTTGATGCCCCTGATCTTGTTGTTCTCTATTGTAGGTTCTTTTGCCATTAATAATAGCCTGTTTGATGTGGGAGTTATGTTGGTTATGGGACTTGTGGGATATTTCCTGGAGGCTAATGGAATCCCCGTAGCACCGGTGGTTCTCGGTTTGGTCCTGGGCCCGATAGTCGAACAAAACTTTATGATCAGCATGATTAAAACCGGATGGGACTTAACCCTCTTCTTCTCCCGCCCCATCAGTGCCATCCTGGGAGTTCTCACCATCCTCGTTTGGCTGTTCCCCCTGTTTATATCCTTACTCCAGAGAAAACCTTCGGAAGGCTAA